DNA sequence from the Paenibacillus physcomitrellae genome:
GTTGTCCTGCGGGCTGCATCCAGCAGCTGCAGATTCTTTAGCAGCGGATCATCCGTCATCAAGGCCAACTCTTCCGGCGAGCCTTGAAGAAATACACCTTGGCTTTGATCCAGAAGCGTAAGCCGGCTGTCCAATGTGAAGGACAGAGCGTTTCCGGCCGCGTCCGTGTAGGCATAAGGTTTTTTCGGGAACCAGCCGGCGCTGTTCAGCGCAGTACCATCCGGCTCCTTTCTTTCTTGTACTCCGTAGATTGAGTATCCGTCATATTCCAAGACTACAACCGCCGGAATATAAAGCATAAACGCCTGCTGACCAAGAGGGTCGTCCGCAAGATTAAAATTCAGAAACAATGTCTTCAGCAGCGCATCCAGACCAGCCTGTTTATCTACCCGGAAATATTTATCTGAGGCATACCCCGCTTCGTAGGACGGCTGCTCGTTTATATCGAGCCGACTTGCCCCATCCTGAACCGCTGTTCTTAAAACCGAGTTATATCGTTGTTCCAGCAGGAATACCTCTCTAAGTTGATCAGTATGAACTGAAGAGATCCACAATAAAGGACTTGCCAGCAGGACAAACACAATCGCCCATTCAGTAATCTTCATTAAGCACCATTCCCCCATATTCCAGCGGTGCTGCCGAAGAAGCAAAGTCCTCCCCGTAAAGAAACCGATTCAGAATGCTGGAAGCCCGCTTGCTCTGATCTTGGAGCCGGACGTCAAAATAATCTCCTGCGCTCAGGTAATAGACTCTGGACTCCAACTTAGAGTTTGCCGGTTCAATCGGGAACAGCTGCTCCATAATTTCATCCCCGAAATGAGCTTCTTCATGTACGCTGAATTTTCCAAGGAAAGTCGCAGCATCGGCAGCATCTTCATACTCAGGCTGATATTTCTTGTGGCGGTGCTCCATCTCCAGCTCAAACCCTTCCATCATTGTCCCCAGCTCTCCAGTAAACTCGTTATACATTGAGGGAGTAATGTAGCCTTTAGTTCGTACCGCATCAACAAATTGCGCAACGATCCGGTAGGCGTTCAATTGGGAAAGATCCTCCTGCCGCTTCGTATTCTGCAGCATAGGGAAGCCGTAAAGCAGCAGGACAGCCAGCAAGGCGGCTGTTATTTTGGATAACACATTAGACAATCCATTCATTCCCTCCCGCTCATTGTGCTGTAAAACTGATCTCTTTCACTTGATTTAGATCGTTGTATTCGAAAGCCGCCGTATATAATTGCTCCAGACGAATACCATTTGCCGGCGCCGTCCATTCCGGATCGGAATACGGCTGAGGCTTAGGAAAAGTCATTCCGTTCACTGTAATCCTCACGTCCTCGCCTAAACTGTTTCTCCACATATAGAGGACCTGAGCGCCGGTATATGCAAAAAGGGAAACCTCATCACGGTCTTCTTCCGAATGAACATAAATGTTTAAAGCCTGATTATAATTAACGGTACTGGACGCCTTAACCGCATTGTCGGATATTTCCACTCCCCGCAGCATGGCCGTACAGGCTGCTATAAACAGGCTTAGGCTAATCGCTGTCCAAAGCAGATGTTTGACAGAGCTGAACAGCATGCCGTTTACCGGACCGATGTTTGGGTGAAAATAAGTCCGCGAACCACATTCGAGCTGTCCTTGACTACTTCTGCCTTAAATTTGCCGCTCGGATTCACGTATTCGCTGCTGGCTTCGTTCCAAGTGTTGCCGATATTCGCATTGCTTTCGGACGATACAGATCCATAGCTGGCGTTAGAAATATTCGAAACGTCAAGTACGGAGCCGTACCATTGACCGGCCATATTTTTACCGGTTTTCACCTCAATCCCGAATTGCACCTTGCCTTTGTATTTCCGAAGTGCATTGGTAACCTGTGAACCGCTGATCGTCGTTTCGTCATAAACGGTAAATGAGGCCTGAGCAAGCTCCGTTTGGATATCCGAGAAATTATTTTGAGCGGTTTTTGTTGCCTCCTGGGCGGAGATAAACAAAATAACAACGATCGTAATTAACGCGATGGTTAGGAAAATCCCAGCAGCCACCTTAAGTGCTGAAGATGCATTATTCATGTTTTTTTACCTGCCTTTTCTTATAATTTTTGAATTTGTTCATAATAAACGGTCATTTGGCTAAAGCTCATCCAGATCAAAGGAATAACCAAATACATAAATACAAGAGCGTACATAGGCGTAAATCCGATCGTTTTTCCGAGATTCGCTTTCATCTCCAGCGTCTTCTCATAATCCAGCTTTCGCTGCTCGAAGAAATACCCCATTTCACCATCAACGTCATCAAACGCCCGGTTGACTGGAATCTTGCTTACGGCCAGTACCAGCTTGTCCGCAAGTCTCTGGAATTCAGGCATCGACACATCCTGCTTCATTGCTTCAATAGCTTCCTCCGGCCCGTGTTCATAATGAAGCAGACATTTTTCGATCGGAGTTTTGAAAATAACAGCAAAAGAATTCAGCCATTCCATAATCTCTTCAACGGAAATCCGGTTCATCTCTCGTAAAATGAAAATGAGCGTATAAAATTGATAAATTTCATGCTTCATTTCCATCCTGCGGATTCTCCGCTGGAACTGGAGCAGCCAATACGGCCCATAATAAGCGCAAACGGCCGCTCCAAGCGCCGCAAGAACCTCCCATCCCCTTAAAACCTCCGACTTCCACTGACCCAGCTTGCCGGCAATACGGTTCACGGAATCATTCAGCTGATCTTTGGTTAGAGGTACTTCCGTATGCTTGGAAATGCTTCCAGCAATCTTTTCATACCCCGGATGTTTGATCATTCCCAATTCCTTCATAATTTCTTTATCAGTGGCTGCCTCGGCTGACAGTCTGGCCCTCTCCTGTTGATCCGGCGCTCCAAACAGCAGCTGAGTGGAATGGGCCCCGTTCAAGATATGCGTTCTAACGTTGGCATGCAGCACCAGAATCAAAGAGAACACCACTACAAAAGCTCCTGCAAAATAAACCAACCGGCGGACATAAAACCATTCCACCCTCATTTTGCTGAAGGTATCTCTAAGCAGTTCTGCATTCCGGACATAACTTTGAGATTTAGGATGGGGCAGGAAGGGCCGAATCAGCTTTCGGATGACTCTCCGCTCATAAAGCCGTTTCTCCCAGCTGGAAGCAAACTTCAAAGGACTGTACTCTTCTTCACTTTTTAATTTTTGCAGCAGCATGTAACAAATAAAAATAACCAGATAGATTACCATTTTTGTAAGCATGCCGTATTTGCCGGCATAAAAATCGTCCATCAGCGGAAAATTGCCCCTTGCCCACCGCTCAATCGGCTTGGTGAAAAAGAGCGGCGCAATCGCAATGACGTGCAATCCCTTTAATAGATAATCGAGTTTTGTCAGACGAAGCAGATCCAGATGAATTTCTTTGGCGAGTTCAGATAAAGCATTTAGAAATAGCGACCCGCCGCGGCTGACCTTGTCGCCATATTCCATGACCAAATAGGAAACTCCGGCAAATGTTTTTAGAAACCTTCCGGGATTCATTTCATAATAAACCTCCAGACTGCGCTCTGGTTCATGGGCGTTTAAAGCCTCATAGATACGGTAGCCGTGGGCAGAAATCTCCCTGCCGGCCTCCTCAGATGCCTCCCGGATCGCTTCATCCACCATACCGGAGCGGTGATAAGCATGACGGACGGCCGTAAACAAAGCATCAGTCTGCCCAAGCAGCCGGCGCTGAAGTTTGTTGGCATAAGCCTCCAGCAGCAGGCCGTTCATAACCGCCGCTGTAATCAGCAAAGTCATGAGATAAACGGGATCCGGATTCATCAGAAATAAAATGATGATTCCGCTGCTAATTAGTCCAAGCAGCCCGTATACCATCGCGGTTGTCCGCAGCCTGATCCGATATTCGTCCTGCTGCAGGCCTATACTCAGCCGGCTTCTAACCTTCAGCGTATATTGGCGAAGCAGCGGAATTTTCAGAAACAGCAGATAGGAACGCTGCAGCAGCAAATACAGGGCTGTTTTCCAGCGAAACTTCCCTTTGCCAGCGGGTGTTGCGCGGAGCGGAATATCGTTGTTCTTCCGCATAAGCTGGCCAAGGATGTTAACGGTGATAATGACCGCGGCAAATCCAGCCATACTCAGGCCAGACACCCAGTAAAGCAGTGTTTTAAGCTCCAAGCTGCTCCCCCCAGTGATCGGCCAGGAAACGGTCAAAACGAATCGCGTCTACCGGAACCATCTCCTTCTTCATTTCCTGCCAGGTCAACGCCGAAATCGCATCCTGCACTTTATATTTACCGTCAGTGTAGACCACAATATCTCTCGCTTCATATTGAGCCGACTGCCCCCATCGATCCGATTGAACAGAAACCGGCACACATTCCGTAATTCGTTCTATGTATCTGGTTCCATCCATGTTATGGCGCAAATGAACGTCAAAGTGAATGGCCCGGACTACCTGCTTCTCCGCCGTGAGCTCATCTCGAAACAAGCCGGCTTTAAGCAAGGAGTTGCGGAGCGAATGAATCAGATCCGCAAACGTTTTGGCATGATGGGTAAATACGGTGAACAAACTGGCCACCTGCGACATTTGGATCATCCATGCGGCCACTTCATCCGTCGCCACTTCTCCAAGGATATTGACGGCACCGTCGGTCTTCTTCTGAAGATCCAGCCCCTGTTGGCCGGATATATGATCCGTTTCCCGGAAGGTCAGAATATTCCGTTTCGGATACAATCTGCGAAGATGAAGTTCGAAAGACATCTCCTGAATACGCAGCGTATAGGAACCATAAATATATTTGATCATGGCCATCAGAAGCGTCGTTTTCCCCGCCCCTTGAGAACCTGTCACCGCAGTGATCCGGCCGCCTTTCATTAGAAATTGCAGCAGGGAAATTACCGTCTCCGCCCCTTCGCCCTTAATCAGCTGCTCCAGCGAAGCACTTCCGATATCAAATTTACGGACGAAGAAAGCCCAACTTTCGGCAAACGGCGGCCGAACCACCACAACTCTGGAGCCGTCCTTCATTTCATTCACTTTATAAGCTGAAGCTTCGGACAACTGGCCGGGCAGATTATATTTATAAATGTTTTGGCACACCCGCTTTAACTCTCCCTCAGAGCCAAAGGACAGGAAGGACAATCGGATCGATTTGCCTTTATAGAAAATCCATACGCTGTCAAAATTCCGTTCTTTGCTGTCTTCCAGCCCGTGGCCTTCTTCCGGGCCATGTTCGAGAACCTGCTGCACCGCAGCGTCGCTGCCGGTATAATCCGAACCGCTCACGCCACCGCTGACACCATCGATCCACTGATCTCTGATCTCATCCACGACTGAAAATCCTTTATACATCTGGTAGATCCGCTGAACAATCAGATCCAGCTTCTCTTTCTCATCAAGCTCTCTGTATTCCATGAAGAAGATATGGTTAATCTCCTCTTCATCAATCTCATATCTGAGGTCCCCCTCGGAGGCCTCGTCCAATTTGGGTGAATCCAGCTGGTATTCCTCGATCATGACGGACAGTGCCTTGTTCCCATGCCGCTGCTTATACAGATATAACAAGATTTCAAATCTGTCCTGCACACTCAGCTTCTCGCGTTCATCAAAGGGGATCATACGATTGATCATCCCGGAAGATAGAGGATAGCCGGATTCCAGAACATGGGTTATGTAGTTCTTGACAAATAACTTGTCCCGCAGATCACCGGATATACAGCCCTTAAGCGCTTGTCTCAGTTCAGCCCGCTGATTCCGTTTTCGTTTGTATTCCTCTTCGCTTAATCCATAATCATCGAGATGGTTGCGGCTTAGATCATGCAGTGACTCTTTGACGAAATTCAAGGCCTTTAGGATTTCATCCGTTTCCTTGGATCTGGCCGCGTACTCCTCATCTTGAAAGGCCTGTTGCTCAGTTCCTCTCCGGACGAACCAGATGCTTACTGAGCTTAAAAGCACAATGGCAAAGATCATCCAACCCACATCAATCATGGCATCACCTCCTCCATTTCCACTTTCGAAAGCCCGCCCTCCATCCGCATTTCATCCAACCGGGCAGTCAGGTTGCGAACAGCCGTCATGAAAGAGAAATTAGTCTGAGATTTCCTTAACGAACGCTGATTTCTGAGCATGAAAGCAAGGGCCTCCCCGTTATTCCAGGCATTCACATAATCCGTACAATGGGGAACGCCAATAATAGGCATCGCACCTCCAAATAATCGTTTGACATTTTTGACACTTAGAACCGAACTTTCATCGTAAGGATAAAGCACAATAAGATGCCTTCTATCCCCTGGCTGGTTTGAAAGAACGCGGTGATAATAACGCTGCAGGACCCCTCTGTTCTGACGGAGCACCACGATCTGTCTATCCTCTGGCTCAATGCCGCTTTGATGGAGCATCCATTCAGACCCTTGGATAAAGATACGGCTGTATTTCCCCGCAGCCTTCTGCCAAATTCGGCGGTATATCAGTTCCTTTGCGGCCAAACCTTGCCTTGCCGGAAACCCATGCCCGGAGGCAAGATCCAGCTGTCCCTTCAGAAGAGGCAAAGTATAATCCGAAACGTTGTCGCCGCTTAGTCGGCCGCTTTCCGCCAAACGAAATAAGGCGTCCATTCCCTCTTCAGCAACGATTTGTTCCCGGTGCATATCTGATTTGCCGGGTGACAGGAATCCCTGCTCGGCACCTTCTCCTTTGGAACCCAGGTGGACAAGTAGACTTGCGCCAAAACGGTTTAGTCCGGATTCCATGGCAGCTGCAGCGGCGATTTCAGGCGCTCCGAACGAATTTTCTCCGTCATAGATTAGGAATTTGCCCATACCTGCCTCCTTGCGCTGCTTCTGAACAAGCTTCGTGTCTTGACTATTCCGCTGCCCGCCATCCGGTCGGTCAGAGCTGTGATAGCTTTCTTATAACTACGCGACAGAGGTTTAATATGAAGAGCCCGGTTGTGTTCATTCTCCAGCTGAATCCCGTAATCCCGTTCATCCCAATGGACTTTGACCCCCTGCTCGTCCCATTTGACCGGCAGCTGCCGAATCATTTCTCTTATGTAAGATTCCTCAATCAAGCTTTCGACGTAACGAATAAAGACGATCCCGGCGGAAATGTCCTGCAAAGCGGGATATTTCGAGAATAGAAGCTTGAACCACTCTACACTGCGCTCAACAGCAAACCGTTCAAAGGCTGTCACCCAAACGATACCGGCGCTTGTTCTCCAGTCGGCCTCATCGCAAAACGTTAATTTTTCCAAATCATAAACTACAAAATCATAATCCTCGATTGTGCAGCCTTGGTCCTTTAAATAAACTTTTAGAGATTCTGCGGAAAAGAAACCACATGCCACATCAAAGCCGCAGTATTCGGTGATCGGTAATGATTGATCGGCTTGGCCGATCGAATAGCGGTAAATCTGCCGTTCCGTTCCATCTACCAGCAGCACTTTAGCACCCGCGGAAGCAAGAAGTCTGCATATATACAGCAGCAGATCGTGTTTATCACTTACCCCGGCATAAATCCAGCTTTTCATACGTTATTTCCTTTCTTGTTAGAATTAATTACCTGCCAGCTCTGTTTGAGGCGCATCCCATGGCGGCTCCGCCTCTTGATCCTCTTGCTGCAGGGAAGCCGCTGCAGTTGCTGCTGTTTCGGCTTGACTGCCTGCGAAGTTTAGGGCGTTTTGCTCGGACACGGTATTCAAGCTTTTCTCAAGTAAGTCTCTTGAAGCCTGCGATTTGAGATAAGTTTCCGCTTTGACCGCAATGTTCGGATCCCTGTCCAGCAGCTTCATTACCTGCTGATTAGCCGGGTAAGTCGGGATCGCCTTCTCCTGAAGCCCCGGTTCAACATAAGTGAGCGCGTAGATAGAGGCTTTGTGCAGGTAGGCGTCTACAATGGCGCTCGACAGCATCAAAATTTCGTGTTCATCCAGAGTAACCGTTAAGGTAGGTTTCTTAAGTTCATAAACCATCTTTTTGGATAATAAAATATAGTCCTCCCCCGTTGGGAACTGGATCCGGATGTCTACCATATCTCCTTTGTTAAGGGAAATCGGCAGCTGGACAAAACTCATTTCCCGGTTTCTTAAATCACCCGGAGTTGCCTCTTCCTGGAACAGTAGTGATTCGGTTATCAAGGTATTGGCATCAAGCTCTACCTTCGCTGTGCGACCTGCAATATTCTCGCTGGAAGCTATGAAATTGGCAGGTACAGAAGTTTTAGGAAGTTCTACGGGCACCAAATCATCCTGCTGAATCTTCTGACCTGCGGCGATTGCCCGACTGGGTACCCACCCCTTCATTAGCACGGCATTCGCTTCCTGTTTAAGACGCTCGACTTCAGCGCTGTATTGCTGCTGCAGCCTGCTTTTTTCCTTCGCTTGGCGCATTTCCGATTGAACGAACAGCCCGCTCAGAAGTAACGCGGAAACACAAACTCCCGCAGCAGCCCCGTATATGACGTGACGGGTTTTAGTTCTGATCCTGATCAATTGACTCTCACTCCCTGGTGTTGAGATTTAACCATCTGGCCTTCCATTTCCCCGGCCTCCATTTTCCCGTCTTCCATTGGGATGTACGACTTCGCTTCGGAAGCAGTGTTTCACAAATCCGTTCTGCCGCTTGAACCGTATGTTCACCGAGATGAAACGGATCCGGCTCCATCGGAAACGAATAAACCTTTGAATCCTTCAACATTTTGGCAAGCCGGTGAGTTACGTGAGCATCCGCTAATGGCGATACATAAACCCGTTTTCGGCCTGTAAATGCTGATAATCTTTGGTTACAGCTGCTGATTTCGCTCCTTCTCCAACTCCCGGCCGGGATGACGACAATCTGCAGATCCGCCCGTGCAAACTCTTCCAGGCTGTCCTTGGTCATCTGGGTGCCCATATCCATGAGGATTAATCCCTGACCGGACCCAAGCAGGCGCAGCCACTCTGTTCTGGAGGGTTTCTTGTAATAGGCTACACGCCCATGCTCCAAATGCCTTCCGGTAAAGCCGGAATCAGACCAATAAGATTGTAAACCGGCAACAGCCGAAGAACGTTCATTCCATTCCACATAGCTGACTCTGGTATAAAACCGGGATAAGGAATTGGCTAGCGCAAACGCCAAATGAGTCGTTCCTAGACCCGTGGACGCACCTGTAATTGCAACCAGGACTGGTCTGTCCCCTGGTTCCCCTCCTGCCCGACCGCTTATATAAGAAGGCTGCAGCTTTCGCAGCTCCTGCTTCGCCTCCAATGCCGTTTGAATCCTTTCCGCAGGTTCATAGCTGAGCAGCTTGCGAATCAGCTGAGCCAGACCTGGCGACAGCCCCTTCCAATCAAAGGTTTTGATATCTTTGGGCCACTGCGTATATCTGCCCTGTGAAGCCATATACAGCAGGATTGCGCCTAAGGCATATAAATCCGTACGGGCGTCGCTTTGCTTGCCCAAGTATTGCTCCGGCGCGGCAAACCCGACCGTGCCAAGCTGTATCGTATCTTCGTTAAGCTGGGGGTTATAGGCTCGGGCCGTGCCAAAATCAATAAACCGGATCTCCCGTCCGTGCTCGACCATCAAATTTGACGGCTTCAAATCTCTGTAAATGATGGGTGGTTCCCGCGTATGCAAATAGTGCAGACCGTCGCAGATTTGATCGGCGATGTGAAGCAGCTCCTCTTCCCTGACGGGGTTACCCTTTCGGATATGTTCTTCCAGGGTTGTGCCGACGATATAATCCATTACCAAGTACATATAGCCGCTCCGGTTCCCGCTGCTCCTTTCTGCAGCCCTGCCTGCTGTCCTTACTTCCAGCCCCTTCCCCCTCTCTTCTATTTCCCTATCTTCTTCGTTCCCTTCATCCGTCTGAAAAAAATCCACGATCCGCGGGAGCCTTGGATGATTCAAAGCAATCAGCATCCCTGTTTCCTCTTCCATCCGTCCGGTTCCCGCCGGGTCTGCCAAGGTCTGCTTAACCGCCCAAAGCTTTCCCGGAAGCTTCAAATCGCTTGCTACATAGACATGGCTGGCTCCCCCGCTTCCTGTATGCCGGACAATCCGGTAGCGGTTGGCAAGCAGCGTGCCGTTCTCCAGCAGCTCCGGTATCGGAGCCATAAAACATCCATCCTTTCAGACAACAAAAAAGGAAAGCCCCCAAACCTGAATACCTCCCGGTATTCGGTGTTTGGGATGCTTTCCCTTAACGGTTGTATAATTTTGGGATTATTATAAAACGCAGTCAGCCGTTCTGTAAACCCCTTTTTTAAGAAAAGAACTGTTCGATTCGTTAATGCCATTAATATTTAATCATATATAATGTGATTTCGTCCCGGTTATGAAACAGCTGTTTCGCTTGAATGATCTGCATGCGGGCATCCGTATACATTTCCTGAATTTCTTTGATCAAAGCGAGAGGTTTCTTGCTAAGCAGCTTGATCGTAACAACAGCCGTACCGCCCGGCACCAGGCTGTACAGCAAATCGATGACCAGTCTTGCCGTCAGCTTAGGGCTCCAGCTCATATCGCATACAAGCAGGTCAAATTGATTCTGTTCAAACGCTACACTGTCGGCATTTTTCTTGATATACGTCAAATTCGGATTCTTGAGCAATTCCGGGTTCATATCCGCCGGATCTACCGCCGTAACGGACAAGCCTCTTTCCAGCAGAAAGGAAGTCCATCCGCCTGGGGCAGCACCGATATCCAGTGCACGGCTGAATTCACTGAATGCGATTCCGAACGTCCGCTCAGCCTCCAGCAGCTTGAATTTGGCTCTGGAAATCTGCCCTTCCTCGCGCTGAAAGCGAACGGCACCGCCGTTCCAATCCGACAGATTGGCAGAAGGCGTCGAAACACCGGCATAAACGGCCTCCTCAGCCGCATAAATAGATAACACAAGATCGGCATCACGTACGACCAGCCGGATCTGCTCCGGCTCCGGATTCCAGCGTGCTTCAATTTGATCCTTCAACTCAAGCGCGCTGCCTTCCCAGAAGCTTTTGCCGCTCTTTCGGACCTGGACGGCAACGGCAACAGCCACCGCTTCCGTTTCTTTTCCAGGCAACGATGATTGTATTCTTTGGTGAGGTTCGCTGAACCCGTTATTCGCAAACTGCGCCACTTTCTGCGCCATTCCTTCTGGTGTATCGCCCGGCTCCAAACGTATTTCGGCCTGCACCGGGAACAGATGTCTTAGAAACATCAAAGGCGCTGTTTGCAGTTTAAGCAAAACCTGATCTGCGGAAGCCGGCAAAGTAACCAGCATCACTTCCCCCGATTCAAGAACCTGGCTTTTCAAGGTGCCAAACGTTCTGCGGAGTTCTTCCTGAGCGTAAGGAGAGAAGCCGTGATTGGCTGTACATATCCACCGTGACGACTGCTCCTCCATCTCTGTATGCGGTTCTTCCTTTGGCCGGTCTTCCCATTGCTCGTTCATATAAAATCGTTTCCTCCTGATGAACCTTTACTGCTGTTCATGTTCTGTTCATTGCACTATCCATTGCTCTGTTGACTGCACTATTCTTTGTTCTGCTGTTCTTTGCCATGGTGAAGGGCAATTTCATCCAGTCTTTCAAACGGCACCGGACAGCCGTGCAGAATGACATGCTCCGGTTTGTTCGTGTAAAGCATTTCATACATGCTGTTTCGCCCGTAAAGACTGGAAGTGTGTAAAAAGATTTCGTTGGCATAAAGCCCCTCGTTCACCATGGCCGCAACCACTTCAGCTCCGGTCATCTCTTCAGGGCCCATATCATAATCCAGCGATAAAATATCGACTTCCATCTCCCGAAGGATCTGCAGACATTCCTGCCCCGTACGTGCGAGCACAAAACCAGTTGGACAACGGCGCAAATCATCCATATATAAATGAATCAAATCCGTTCTTCCTTTCACAAGTTATTGCCGCCCTGCGGTCAGATGGCTGCCCAACCGTTGACAAGGCCTATATCCTCCCGGTAGGTCAGGTCCGCTCCAGGTTCAGTTTCCATGATGAGCGGCTTCCCCTCTAGCTCTCTGATCTTGATCAGCTCTTCTAAAGATCCGGCCCCAATAAAACCGCGCCCAACCCGGGCATGACGATCCCTGCGGCTGCCTGCCGGGTAGACGGAGTCGTTCAGATGCACACAATCGACCAGTTCCCAGAACCTTAGCTCCTGCCCTTTGGTTATAAGTGACTGTTCACCTGACCCGCCCCATATCCCGGCAGCAAAAGCATGGCAGGTATCCAGGCAGAAACCGACGCGTTCAGGCTGCTCGCAAAGCTTCCTGACCTGCAGCAGCTCTTCGAGAGTCATGCCCATATCTCCATGGTTGCCGGCTTGGTTTTCGATCAGGAGTTTGGCTTCTCCCTGCCAGCCGGAAAGGATACTATTTATACATTGTATAACATTTTTGTAACCTTGTAAGGGGTTTCTTTTCTTATATATGCCAAAATGGACAACAATTCCCTGAGAACCGCAAGCCTCCGCGATTTCCAAATCGTTGCGCAGAGAACTTACAGTTGTATCAAACAGATCCGGCTCCTCCTCCCGGCCGACAGCCAGATTGCTTGGATAAGGCGTATGGGCTACAGACAGCAAACCATGCTGCTCACAGAACGTTCTGCAAAGCTCGGCGTCTTTGGCATTCCAGGCTTTGACACCAAGGCTGCGGGGATTCTTCGGAAAATATTGAAAAGCCCGCGCGCCCTGTGCGAACGCTGTCTTAGCAGCTCCTGCATAACCGCTGCGGATGCTGTAATGCGCCCCTGCCCGAATCAGGGGTTTATTTGCCATGCTGGCAATTTGCGCAGTAAAACACCTTACGCGAGGCAAGCTCCGTTTTGACGATCGGATGACCGCAGCGTACGCAGGTTTCCCCTTCCCGGTCGTACACTTTGCACAAATCGTTAAAACCACCCGTCAGCTTGTCCTCGGCGGTTAAAGGCATCTCCATGTATCCTCCATGTTCAGCCGCATCCGTCAGAACCACCTTGACCGCCTGATACAGCTTGGCCAAATCCTGCTCATCCAAATCCTGCATCTTGACGTCAGGCCGCAGCTCGGCTGCAAAGGCAATCTCATCCGCATAACAGTTGCCGATACCTGCCATTACATGCTGATTCACCAGAGTGGTCTTGAGCATCCCCTTGCGGCCGGACAGCAGCTGGATAAAACGCTGTTCATTCATCCGTCTGTCCAGAAGCTCAGGCCCCAAATCGGACAGCTCTTCTTCCGTCTGCTTGGCGGTCAATAAATGCAAATATCCTAATCTTAATCCAATGAAATATAACGTCTGATC
Encoded proteins:
- a CDS encoding deoxyribonuclease IV, with amino-acid sequence MANKPLIRAGAHYSIRSGYAGAAKTAFAQGARAFQYFPKNPRSLGVKAWNAKDAELCRTFCEQHGLLSVAHTPYPSNLAVGREEEPDLFDTTVSSLRNDLEIAEACGSQGIVVHFGIYKKRNPLQGYKNVIQCINSILSGWQGEAKLLIENQAGNHGDMGMTLEELLQVRKLCEQPERVGFCLDTCHAFAAGIWGGSGEQSLITKGQELRFWELVDCVHLNDSVYPAGSRRDRHARVGRGFIGAGSLEELIKIRELEGKPLIMETEPGADLTYREDIGLVNGWAAI
- a CDS encoding ABC transporter permease, yielding MNNASSALKVAAGIFLTIALITIVVILFISAQEATKTAQNNFSDIQTELAQASFTVYDETTISGSQVTNALRKYKGKVQFGIEVKTGKNMAGQWYGSVLDVSNISNASYGSVSSESNANIGNTWNEASSEYVNPSGKFKAEVVKDSSNVVRGLIFTQTSVR
- a CDS encoding SAM-dependent methyltransferase — translated: MNEQWEDRPKEEPHTEMEEQSSRWICTANHGFSPYAQEELRRTFGTLKSQVLESGEVMLVTLPASADQVLLKLQTAPLMFLRHLFPVQAEIRLEPGDTPEGMAQKVAQFANNGFSEPHQRIQSSLPGKETEAVAVAVAVQVRKSGKSFWEGSALELKDQIEARWNPEPEQIRLVVRDADLVLSIYAAEEAVYAGVSTPSANLSDWNGGAVRFQREEGQISRAKFKLLEAERTFGIAFSEFSRALDIGAAPGGWTSFLLERGLSVTAVDPADMNPELLKNPNLTYIKKNADSVAFEQNQFDLLVCDMSWSPKLTARLVIDLLYSLVPGGTAVVTIKLLSKKPLALIKEIQEMYTDARMQIIQAKQLFHNRDEITLYMIKY
- a CDS encoding serine/threonine-protein kinase, whose amino-acid sequence is MAPIPELLENGTLLANRYRIVRHTGSGGASHVYVASDLKLPGKLWAVKQTLADPAGTGRMEEETGMLIALNHPRLPRIVDFFQTDEGNEEDREIEERGKGLEVRTAGRAAERSSGNRSGYMYLVMDYIVGTTLEEHIRKGNPVREEELLHIADQICDGLHYLHTREPPIIYRDLKPSNLMVEHGREIRFIDFGTARAYNPQLNEDTIQLGTVGFAAPEQYLGKQSDARTDLYALGAILLYMASQGRYTQWPKDIKTFDWKGLSPGLAQLIRKLLSYEPAERIQTALEAKQELRKLQPSYISGRAGGEPGDRPVLVAITGASTGLGTTHLAFALANSLSRFYTRVSYVEWNERSSAVAGLQSYWSDSGFTGRHLEHGRVAYYKKPSRTEWLRLLGSGQGLILMDMGTQMTKDSLEEFARADLQIVVIPAGSWRRSEISSCNQRLSAFTGRKRVYVSPLADAHVTHRLAKMLKDSKVYSFPMEPDPFHLGEHTVQAAERICETLLPKRSRTSQWKTGKWRPGKWKARWLNLNTRE
- a CDS encoding ATPase, T2SS/T4P/T4SS family, which encodes MIDVGWMIFAIVLLSSVSIWFVRRGTEQQAFQDEEYAARSKETDEILKALNFVKESLHDLSRNHLDDYGLSEEEYKRKRNQRAELRQALKGCISGDLRDKLFVKNYITHVLESGYPLSSGMINRMIPFDEREKLSVQDRFEILLYLYKQRHGNKALSVMIEEYQLDSPKLDEASEGDLRYEIDEEEINHIFFMEYRELDEKEKLDLIVQRIYQMYKGFSVVDEIRDQWIDGVSGGVSGSDYTGSDAAVQQVLEHGPEEGHGLEDSKERNFDSVWIFYKGKSIRLSFLSFGSEGELKRVCQNIYKYNLPGQLSEASAYKVNEMKDGSRVVVVRPPFAESWAFFVRKFDIGSASLEQLIKGEGAETVISLLQFLMKGGRITAVTGSQGAGKTTLLMAMIKYIYGSYTLRIQEMSFELHLRRLYPKRNILTFRETDHISGQQGLDLQKKTDGAVNILGEVATDEVAAWMIQMSQVASLFTVFTHHAKTFADLIHSLRNSLLKAGLFRDELTAEKQVVRAIHFDVHLRHNMDGTRYIERITECVPVSVQSDRWGQSAQYEARDIVVYTDGKYKVQDAISALTWQEMKKEMVPVDAIRFDRFLADHWGEQLGA
- a CDS encoding SAF domain-containing protein; the encoded protein is MIRIRTKTRHVIYGAAAGVCVSALLLSGLFVQSEMRQAKEKSRLQQQYSAEVERLKQEANAVLMKGWVPSRAIAAGQKIQQDDLVPVELPKTSVPANFIASSENIAGRTAKVELDANTLITESLLFQEEATPGDLRNREMSFVQLPISLNKGDMVDIRIQFPTGEDYILLSKKMVYELKKPTLTVTLDEHEILMLSSAIVDAYLHKASIYALTYVEPGLQEKAIPTYPANQQVMKLLDRDPNIAVKAETYLKSQASRDLLEKSLNTVSEQNALNFAGSQAETAATAAASLQQEDQEAEPPWDAPQTELAGN
- a CDS encoding cyclic-phosphate processing receiver domain-containing protein; protein product: MKGRTDLIHLYMDDLRRCPTGFVLARTGQECLQILREMEVDILSLDYDMGPEEMTGAEVVAAMVNEGLYANEIFLHTSSLYGRNSMYEMLYTNKPEHVILHGCPVPFERLDEIALHHGKEQQNKE